A stretch of DNA from Lycium ferocissimum isolate CSIRO_LF1 chromosome 4, AGI_CSIRO_Lferr_CH_V1, whole genome shotgun sequence:
GACTTTGTGATTTTTCCAAGAAACTAGTAGAGACAAAGAAGCATGGAACTTATCCTCTCGTGTTCCGACTAGTGAAATTTGCTTTACTTTTGCCAGTTGCTACTGCTACAGTTGAAAAAGCTTTCTCTGCGATGAAGTTGATTAAGACTGACTTACGAAATCAAATGGATGATGAGCTTTTGAGTGGTTGTTTGGTGCCTTATATAGAAAAAGAAGCACTTAGTGCTATTTCTAATGAGGATATTATGGATACCTTTCAAAAGATGAAATCTCATCGAGGAGAATTGTAATAATGTACTTGGaatgagttttattaatatgatttgaGTTGTCTTTTTATAATATGATATCATTATAGTGATTTATTCAGTTGTTCACTCTTTTACATGGTGACACTGCTTATGAAAAATCTTGCGTACGCCACTGTCTTCATCCCCTTCTACACCAAAGCAGCCCGTGGAACCACCAGCCTACCCACCTTTTTCCATCTCAAACATCGTAGAAACACTCTTTAAACTTCAACAAAAACCAGCCCAAAACAGTCATGTAAGTATCACTTTCACCACcccttttctccatttttgtCCACCATTAGAACCTCCCAAAACCACCACCGCGACCTTCTGGTTCCTTCGAAACCGAGTTGCAttaaaagttcatgattcaTCTGATTTCAAGGCTTCGGTCAGTGATTGTTTTCTGGTCGAGATCGTCCGTCGAGCTTCCCGTTCATGTTCTTGTTTGGTCGACCAATTTCAGAGGTATTGTGACATAAAGGTCCAATCTTTACTTATTTTTGGTTAGTACATGAGCTCTTTCGATGTCTTACGttataatcaatattttaaagCTTTTTTAGAGTAAGTTCTTGATGAGCTTGTATGAAATAATATCCTGGGTTCTTGTTATAATGATAAACTTTAGtttgatattgtggatgttattttTGTTATAGGAAGTTTTCATATGAGATCACTGAGAGTATTATTTACATGCTTATGCTGGTAAAATTTAGTATATAATTTGTCTAAAGGGCCACTGAGCTGAATTGGAATCTGACAAAGTGAAGCATGTTTTTGATTaactgaaaatattttattttattttatattctaaatTCGTTTAACTTGAGTATCTAATTGGCCGACTAGTGGTTTAGGCAGTCTGATTGTTTACTATAAATGCGCATTGAGTTAAAAGAAACGCTGGTTTGAGTTATGATCTTATATGAGCTCTTTGGGTGATATGACGACAATACTTTGAGCCTATGATTTTATTTAACGCTTGGTTAATAATCTAGTGTGAGATGAACGACATGAGATGCGAATTTATTTCAAATCTCGTTACTgttgaaaagaaaagagttggAAAAAACAATTGTGAGGGAGCGAGATGAGTTGCGGATTAATCCAAGGTTCattgcaaaaataaaagaacagagtgaaaaatgataaaaaataattttaaaaaaaaagtatcctATTTTAGAGACAAATAATTGCCCTTAACGGTAGATTTTTTAGGCGCGTTAAAAATTGTGTTTGATCATGTGTGCGGACCCGTTCCTTGGTTAAATgctcataattaaagaaaagtcatgtgggTCATCTCGCTGCTTCACCTCTAATAATAACTGTGTTGACCGTGTGTGCGGACCTGCTCCTCGGTTCaatgcatataaataaataaaagtcatgTGTGTCATTCCGCTTCTCGACTCTAATAATAATTGTGTTGACCATGTGTGCGGACCCGCTCCTCAGGtaaatgcatataattaaagaaaagtcatgtgggTCACCCCGCTCCTTGACCttctaatactccctccggatcaaaaaaagaacccacttagccatttgcacaccccttaagaaaatactaactcctagacaaaaatatgtaatttgactaaactacccctaatttaataggcattgagatttgatcatataacacttaataggagcaaatatggaaaaacaaggttaattcttgcttgatttgataagtggacactttttttatccaagaaaacaaggctaagtggacactttttttgatccggagggagtaatatataattaatgaaAGACTTTGGGTGCATACACGCTCCTaagtttaaacaattaaaacacATTTTGTCCAAGAATTAATTTTAGCTGAGTATAAGTCGATAAAAAcgaccgtgctagaaccacgCGACTCGGAgaatgcctaataccttctccCCCATCAACAAAATTTCTTACCTGGTCTTTTGTTTTCGCgaaccaaaaattaaagagtcatttccttttaaTGAGGGATTCAAAAAGGTGACTTGGAAAActaaaactcaattccaagtggcaactctataaataaaaaatctctTTTCAAAATCGTCATGTCAAATGGAAAAAACccttttaataataaaaacccTTGTGCGTGCTTCATCGGGGtgaaaaaggggtgtgacaggcgacatcttaatcattcagattaTCTTAATCTTAATGCAAATAAGTGTGGTATCATATGGTCACTACTCTTAggtctttttcattttcatactttaGAAGCCATTTTAATATATTGTCATTTGTGTTGGGCCGTCGCCCATTGTCCAACCAAAGGCCTGTTCCAATTCTGGGGAGAAtgacgtatatatataaggggatTTTACCTAAATGACTACAATTTAGGTGTTTAAAATTGGGCATAGCTAcattttcaatatttacatggcataactacttttttttttcgctgtattcgttttgtttttttgttgtatacatttttttttccgctGTATTTATGAATACagcgatttttttttagcttcttaacacttgttcaacacttcattaccattctaagggacgttataactcttcctcaaagtatCATTAGAACgttgttaactcaatactcgcgattcttatccgatacacgaCATATGAcccgctttccttaacaactttctttccttaactcgaatgtctttggaaatcttaattaggaccatttaagactatttcttacttttccaGGCCTCGTACACATCTTggccttcgtgagtctattcgcTGTACACTAAGggggaaatttttgaggtgtaacattctttcctccttttggaacattcgtcctcgaatgttaagtcatcgggaattctagaaaaatttcgccagagcctcccctgtaatatggcagtactatcctgtcacaacaacccataatagcattgcctcacagggccacaacacaatagcaatataaattggtcacacacgacccaaatgcataaaagaaaaacatacataccttataatctcgatgtctcgtcttggccctcttccgggggctgaaataagtgcggataatCTCATGGGGTctaatatatcgaggactcaatttcccctttctttccgtatctcatcacacctttcatttgAATTTCTATATCTCGTcaatcctttttcttgctcaataatgatattaagtcttacatggtttgcaaatctgtcccacttggtttcattggtgaaatataaatactgGCAAGTCACCTAATCGTTCTTGAGTGATTCGTGTGTATAcacacctatacatatacatgtatccatattcgtatacATATTCGTGTTCGCAGtcgtatttccattcatactcgtattcaccTACATATTCACTTTCATAGCATTTCCATACCCGTAACACCTTGTACTCGTATTCgtattatatacatatcacatatattacatatacttagcatattcgtactcacattgatttcatatacatagcatttacatagcatacccgactaCGAAGAGTCGGtatttcacatacctggcccttccaaggctcaaggttatccgtacccaactgtagtggtgcgtgcggaatatcatatatatatatatatatatatatatatatatacatatactatattctacccggccacacaagctcggggtttcataatagccatacataggcacatatacatataagatcataggTATCTTTAaagtcattactatcgtcgttcactAGATctatctgtcacatcttaggtTCTATCGTTCAATCTCTATACTTGTGTTCTttttactcgcttccccccttaaagggTTTTACctgtaccatttttttttttatccgttGCCTCaccttcaaatctttaattcttaTATCCCTTTTTATACTACATCTTATTCATGCCGTTTCCCATGATTTATAGCTACGTTAATCCGTGTGTGTGGGCTTaacatactcgtgtcttacctctcttctttatcttatacatgagtagctctttatagtcatagactcatcgtcatcactaCCTTGGAAGTTCTACtcttcataccttacttccttAAACTTGAGAACCATAATACCACATATCATACTTTACCTATTATCGTCGCTACATAGCACAAAACCTCTCAATTCATACTCGCTTATTAATACAAATATTTATTCCTCCcttaacacataatcaaaggtgTAGATATACCTGTGACGGCATCGGGGAGTGACTCTAGATCCTGTCACTCAGCCAATGCATACGTACGATGCTGAGGACCACTCAGATTAAGCGCTCTCCCCCTGCCCCTACCCTGTCCTGCTAATGTCTGGGAGCCTTGCCCTGCGGGTGCATGGATGACGAAGAACCGGCTGCGGATCCCGTAGGCTGAgaaatgggcactctctcataatatgacctgaCTGGCCGCACACATAGCAAACATTCAACCCTAATCGGCACGGTCCCCAATGTAGCTTACTGCACTTGGTACATTGTGGTATAGATCatctcatctggcctgaatcacTCCTATATCGAGAGCCCAACTCTCTGAAACTCTGATCCGGTCCGGAATGAATAGAGCACCGGACCTCGGCTCCGCAACTCGGAGGTacactagtcgccgactggcctAAGTGTCTAGAATAGGACTGCCTCGATCCTCCTCTATAGTCGCTCTCGGCGCCCACGGATATAAccctcttactttgcccctTATCAATATCACGTTCGCCCTTTGGCGgatgttgttgctcttctaaattctgggcatgggcttgaatacgggaaatatccatcccgtcttgcaatgaagccgttaaacatttttgatataaatgtggccctaagccactcacaaacctatgcATGCTAtcccccatgtcggccaccatggttggagcatatctagctaatgaattaaactgaaggttatactcccgggcactcatattgccttgcttcaaatttaagaacctatccgctctagctcggcggacctcgggtggcaaatagtggcggatgaaggcatctacaaattcttgccaaaccggagggggcgcattctctttccttgatgatatccaattgttataccatagaaccgctacatcccggagtctataagatgctaactccacagattcggtttcagaggcatgaataatcctcaatgttctcaacatttcatcaataaaactttgagggtcttcatccggtttcgacccgaaaaactccgggggattcaaactcatgaaatcacgggctctagtactaacaGCCCTGTCACTTATACCCGAACCTTGCTGCTGTGCCTGGGCGGTAACTAACTATGTCAATAACTGGATggcttcggtcatttgttgacccgaaggaGATGGTGGAgaaactggaggcataggagctggaactaaagccctttcttgctcttccgtaataggcgaagtagtggaggcattagatggagcctcgtggtgtgattcgccctcatctacattcataggcggccctctttctgcccgccttttcattgtagtcttgcccttctgggcggctttagcttttccttttggcagcatttctgaaatcacaacacactattagggaggattaaatcttatactcagctctatcgcacgatctcataagaagaaagatggtcatttttcctaaatgccctgtagcctcctgtttattagcgtggtgCGCAACAcgcc
This window harbors:
- the LOC132054191 gene encoding uncharacterized protein LOC132054191, which encodes MGADSFSNFNIEKILRLAELYPDDFDEHARIDLCFQLENYIVDVRDHDKRFSDLKGLCDFSKKLVETKKHGTYPLVFRLVKFALLLPVATATVEKAFSAMKLIKTDLRNQMDDELLSGCLVPYIEKEALSAISNEDIMDTFQKMKSHRGEL